One region of Micromonospora ureilytica genomic DNA includes:
- a CDS encoding acetate/propionate family kinase produces MSRVLVLNCGSSSVKWRRYDGDRALDHGTVERIGEPGGGPADHTEAVRQILDGLDLTGLAAVGHRVVHGGRTFSAPVLVDDTVLAAIKALVPLAPLHNPANLAGIEVARAALPDIPQVAVFDTAFHHTLPEAAATYAIDRETAERYDIRRYGFHGTSHAYVSRRTAELLGRPYEQVNTITLHLGNGASACAVENGRSVATSMGMSPLQGLVMGTRSGDVDPTVIFHLRREGGLSVDDIDDLLNHRSGLLGLTGVNDMREVLERRTAGDRAAALAFDVYCRRITGYVGAYYALLGRVDAITFTAGVGEHAAPVRAAALAGLGRLGITVDDARNHGEGDRLISPEGAEVSVCVIRTDEEREIARQTRDVVGAT; encoded by the coding sequence GTGAGTCGGGTGCTGGTGCTCAACTGCGGGTCGTCGTCGGTGAAGTGGCGCCGCTACGACGGCGACCGGGCACTCGACCACGGCACCGTCGAGCGGATTGGTGAGCCCGGCGGCGGCCCGGCCGACCACACCGAAGCGGTACGGCAGATCCTGGACGGGCTGGACCTGACCGGGCTGGCCGCGGTCGGGCACCGGGTGGTGCACGGTGGCCGGACGTTCAGCGCGCCGGTGCTTGTCGACGACACGGTCCTGGCCGCGATCAAGGCTCTGGTGCCGCTCGCCCCGCTGCACAACCCGGCCAACCTGGCCGGCATCGAGGTGGCCCGCGCGGCACTGCCGGACATCCCGCAGGTCGCCGTCTTCGACACCGCGTTCCACCACACCCTGCCGGAGGCCGCCGCGACGTACGCGATCGACCGGGAAACCGCCGAGCGGTACGACATCCGCCGGTACGGCTTCCACGGCACCTCACACGCGTACGTGTCCCGGCGCACCGCCGAGCTGCTGGGCCGCCCGTACGAGCAGGTCAACACGATCACCCTGCACCTGGGCAACGGCGCCAGCGCCTGCGCGGTGGAGAACGGTCGCAGCGTCGCCACGTCGATGGGCATGTCCCCGTTGCAGGGGCTGGTGATGGGCACCCGCAGCGGCGACGTGGACCCGACCGTGATCTTCCACCTGCGCCGGGAGGGCGGGCTGTCGGTGGACGACATCGACGACCTGCTCAACCACCGCAGTGGCCTGCTCGGGCTGACCGGCGTCAACGACATGCGCGAGGTGCTCGAACGCCGGACGGCCGGTGACCGGGCGGCAGCGCTGGCCTTCGACGTGTACTGCCGGCGCATCACCGGCTACGTCGGGGCGTACTACGCGCTGCTCGGTCGGGTCGACGCGATCACCTTCACCGCCGGGGTCGGCGAGCACGCCGCGCCGGTGCGGGCCGCCGCGCTGGCCGGCCTGGGCCGGCTCGGCATCACAGTGGACGACGCCCGCAACCACGGCGAGGGCGACCGGTTGATCTCGCCCGAGGGCGCCGAGGTGAGCGTCTGTGTCATCCGCACCGACGAGGAGCGGGAGATCGCCCGGCAGACCCGGGACGTGGTCGGGGCGACCTGA
- the pta gene encoding phosphate acetyltransferase — protein sequence MARSVYLTSVGSGGGKSTIALGLAELLSRQVGRIGVFRPLVADTGQDPILALLSERYRVEVPLSELAGASYSEAAALVADGRREELISAIVERYRAVERQCPAVVVVGSDFDDPGDPARPRELAFNARLATEFGSVVVPVVDGFEQEPTAVASAVRGAYHDLADLGATVLAVIANRVTGPMTLPDLPVPAYAIPEVPSVSAPTVAEVAAALDATLLAGDDAALGRDVLDFVVGAAHVPTLLGHLTEGALVITPGDRADLLVAASAAHVAGQVSVAGLVLTLGEQPDPRVMRLVEGLNTGLAVLSVRLDSYDTVAASSRIEGRPSAANPRKVEAALGAFERCVDTDDLARRLRVSRSARVTPLMFENELIDRARSKPRHLVLPEGNDERILRAAEILLRRGVAELTVLGRPDDIARRTRELGIDLGDAHVVDPGTSGWRDDFAAEYARLRAHRGVTAELAHDIVAQPNYFGTLMVATGRADGMVSGATHTTAATIRPAFEIIRTLPDVSVASSVFFMLLADRVLVYGDCAVNRDPDAAQLADIAISSADTAARFGIEPRVAMLSYSTGSSGAGADVEKVAAATALVRERRPDLLVEGPIQYDAAIDPAVAATKLPGSPVAGHATVFIFPDLNTGNNTYKAVQRSAGAVAVGPVMQGLRRPVNDLSRGAGVPDIVNTVAITAIQAATEEAS from the coding sequence GTGGCTCGCAGCGTGTATCTGACCAGCGTCGGTTCGGGCGGGGGAAAGTCGACGATTGCCCTCGGGTTGGCGGAGTTGCTGTCTCGCCAGGTCGGGCGGATCGGCGTGTTCCGGCCGTTGGTGGCCGACACCGGCCAGGACCCGATCCTCGCCCTGCTGAGTGAGCGGTACCGGGTCGAGGTGCCGCTGTCCGAGCTGGCCGGAGCGAGTTACTCCGAAGCTGCGGCGCTGGTCGCCGACGGCCGACGGGAGGAGCTGATCTCCGCGATCGTCGAGCGCTACCGGGCGGTGGAGCGGCAGTGCCCGGCGGTGGTAGTGGTGGGCAGCGACTTCGACGACCCGGGCGATCCGGCCCGCCCCCGGGAACTGGCCTTCAACGCCCGGCTGGCCACCGAGTTCGGCAGCGTGGTGGTGCCGGTGGTGGACGGCTTCGAGCAGGAGCCGACAGCGGTCGCGTCGGCCGTGCGGGGGGCGTACCACGATCTGGCCGACCTGGGCGCGACAGTGCTCGCGGTGATCGCCAACCGGGTGACCGGGCCGATGACGCTGCCCGACCTGCCGGTCCCCGCGTACGCCATCCCGGAGGTGCCGAGCGTGTCGGCGCCGACGGTGGCCGAGGTGGCGGCGGCGCTCGACGCCACCCTGCTGGCCGGGGACGACGCCGCGCTCGGTCGCGACGTGCTGGACTTCGTGGTCGGCGCGGCGCACGTGCCGACCCTGCTGGGCCACCTCACCGAGGGCGCCCTGGTGATCACCCCTGGGGACCGGGCCGACCTGCTCGTCGCCGCGAGCGCCGCGCACGTGGCCGGGCAGGTGTCGGTGGCCGGGCTGGTACTCACCCTCGGCGAGCAGCCCGACCCCCGGGTCATGCGGCTGGTGGAGGGGCTCAACACCGGGCTGGCGGTGCTCTCCGTGCGTCTCGACAGCTACGACACGGTCGCCGCGTCCAGTCGCATCGAGGGTCGGCCCAGCGCGGCCAATCCCCGCAAGGTGGAGGCCGCGCTCGGCGCGTTCGAGCGCTGTGTGGACACCGACGACCTGGCCCGTCGGCTGCGGGTCAGCCGGTCCGCGCGGGTCACCCCACTGATGTTCGAGAACGAGCTGATCGACCGGGCCCGCTCGAAACCCCGGCACCTGGTGTTGCCGGAGGGCAACGACGAGCGGATCCTGCGCGCGGCGGAGATCCTGCTGCGCCGTGGAGTGGCCGAGCTGACGGTGCTCGGCCGGCCGGACGACATCGCCCGCCGCACCCGGGAGCTGGGCATCGACCTTGGCGACGCGCACGTGGTCGACCCGGGCACCAGCGGGTGGCGCGACGACTTCGCCGCCGAGTACGCCCGGCTGCGCGCCCACCGGGGCGTCACCGCCGAGTTGGCGCACGACATCGTGGCGCAGCCCAACTACTTCGGCACCCTGATGGTGGCCACCGGCCGGGCCGACGGCATGGTCTCCGGCGCGACCCACACCACCGCCGCGACCATCCGGCCGGCGTTCGAGATCATCCGTACGCTGCCGGACGTCTCGGTGGCCTCCAGCGTCTTCTTCATGCTGCTCGCCGACCGGGTGCTGGTCTACGGCGACTGCGCGGTCAACCGGGACCCGGACGCGGCCCAGCTCGCCGACATCGCGATCTCGTCGGCCGACACCGCCGCCCGGTTCGGTATCGAACCCCGGGTGGCAATGCTGTCGTATTCCACCGGCAGCTCCGGCGCCGGCGCGGACGTGGAGAAGGTCGCCGCAGCCACCGCGCTGGTCCGGGAGCGCCGACCCGACCTGCTGGTCGAGGGGCCCATCCAGTACGACGCGGCGATCGACCCGGCGGTGGCGGCGACGAAGCTGCCGGGCAGCCCGGTCGCCGGTCACGCCACGGTCTTCATCTTCCCGGACCTGAACACCGGCAACAACACGTACAAGGCGGTGCAGCGCTCCGCCGGGGCGGTCGCCGTCGGCCCGGTCATGCAGGGCCTGCGGCGACCGGTGAACGACCTGTCCCGGGGCGCCGGAGTGCCGGACATCGTCAACACGGTGGCGATCACCGCCATCCAGGCGGCCACCGAGGAGGCGTCGTGA
- a CDS encoding DUF6104 family protein, translating into MYFTDRGIEELVERRGEEQVTLEWLGERLRDFVDLNPDFETPIERLATYLARLDDPDDEDA; encoded by the coding sequence ATGTACTTCACCGACCGTGGCATCGAGGAGCTGGTCGAGCGCCGGGGCGAGGAGCAGGTCACGCTGGAGTGGCTAGGCGAGCGCCTACGCGACTTCGTCGACCTCAACCCCGACTTCGAAACCCCCATCGAGCGCCTGGCAACCTACCTGGCCCGCCTGGACGACCCCGACGACGAAGACGCCTAA
- a CDS encoding multifunctional oxoglutarate decarboxylase/oxoglutarate dehydrogenase thiamine pyrophosphate-binding subunit/dihydrolipoyllysine-residue succinyltransferase subunit has translation MSTQQTSQENPLAGFGPNEWIVEEMYQRYLADPSSVDSAWHDFFADYRPAPGAATPRGAESSDKPAAAPEPDGQPEAAATVAQPSAPAKPATASKPAAAQSAPAKPAAPATPKATPEKTTPAKPAAKAAAPSADGPQTTPLRGVAAKIVQNMDASLSVPTATSVRAVPAKLLVDNRIVINNHLARGRGGKVSFTHLVGYAMVRALVQHPEMNNSFAEANGKPAVVRPAHVNLGIAIDLAKPDGSRNLVVPSIKGCEQMDFRQFWQAYEDVVRRARRNELTMDDYSGTTISLTNPGGIGTVHSMPRLMQGQSAIIGVGAMEYPAPYQGMSEATLAELAVSKIITLTSTYDHRIIQGAQSGEFLKVMHELILGEHGFYDQIFTALRIPYEPVRWMRDVAVNSEGQINKTARVHELIHAYRVRGHLMADTDPLEFKIRKHPDLDVLQHGLTLWDLDREFPVNGFAGRQRMKLREILGVLRDSYCRRVGIEYMHIQDPEERRWVQERIERKYEKPSADEQKHVLNRLNAAEAFETFLQTKYVGQKRFSLEGGESLIPLLGEVLESSAENGLDEVVIGMAHRGRLNVLANIVGKPYEKIFSEFEGHLDPRSTQGSGDVKYHLGQNGKFTTPDGEHAVKVSVVANPSHLEAVDPVLEGIVRAKQDRIDLKLEGYTVLPLAVHGDAAFAGQGVVAETLNLSQLRGYRTGGTVHVVVNNQVGFTTAPEYSRSSLYSTDVARMIQAPIFHVNGDDPEAVVRVARLAFEYRQTFNKDVVIDMVCYRRRGHNEGDDPSMSNPQMYKIIDSKRSVRKLYTEELIGRGDITVEDAEELLRDYQAQLEKVFKATRDAASAPRQLNRPRREEEPEPQVDTATDASVVKAVGEAHINLPEGFTPHKRIQQLLDRRAKMSVEGNIDWGFGEIIALGALLHDGVTVRLAGQDSRRGTFVQRHASVVDSRTGDDYLPLKSLTGDGDRSRFFVHDSLLSEYAAMGFEYGYSVENINALVAWEAQFGDFVNGAQSVIDEFISSGEVKWGQRSAITLLLPHGHEGQGPDHTSGRPERFLQMCAEDNMRVSIPTTPANYFHLLRRQALSPKRKPLVVFTPKSLLRHKLCVSSVEDFTTGTFQPVLRDTAAPAPEAVKRVLLCSGKVYYDLFQARQERGVTDTAILRLEQLYPLPVEEIRAALAEFPNAEDFAWVQEEPANQGGWSFVALNLLEHLTDVRLRRISRPAAAAPAVGSAKTHEVEQNALIEAALPRP, from the coding sequence GTGTCGACCCAGCAGACTTCGCAGGAGAACCCACTGGCGGGTTTCGGCCCGAATGAGTGGATCGTCGAGGAGATGTACCAGCGTTACCTCGCCGACCCATCGAGCGTCGATTCGGCCTGGCACGACTTCTTCGCCGACTACCGACCGGCACCGGGCGCGGCCACCCCGCGCGGCGCCGAATCGTCCGACAAGCCCGCCGCCGCTCCCGAGCCCGACGGCCAGCCGGAGGCGGCCGCCACGGTCGCCCAGCCGAGCGCCCCGGCCAAGCCGGCGACCGCGAGCAAGCCGGCCGCCGCTCAGTCGGCGCCGGCCAAGCCCGCCGCCCCGGCCACACCCAAGGCCACGCCGGAGAAGACCACCCCGGCCAAGCCGGCCGCCAAGGCCGCCGCGCCGAGCGCCGACGGCCCGCAGACCACCCCGTTGCGGGGCGTCGCGGCGAAGATCGTCCAGAACATGGACGCCTCGCTGAGCGTGCCCACCGCGACCAGCGTGCGCGCGGTCCCGGCCAAGCTGCTGGTGGACAACCGCATCGTGATCAACAACCACCTCGCCCGCGGGCGGGGCGGCAAGGTCAGCTTCACCCACCTGGTCGGCTACGCGATGGTGCGCGCGCTGGTCCAGCACCCCGAGATGAACAACTCCTTCGCCGAGGCCAACGGCAAGCCGGCGGTGGTCCGCCCGGCACACGTCAACCTCGGCATCGCGATCGACCTGGCCAAGCCGGACGGCAGCCGCAACCTGGTGGTCCCCTCCATCAAGGGCTGCGAGCAGATGGACTTCCGGCAGTTCTGGCAGGCGTACGAGGACGTGGTCCGACGGGCGCGGCGCAACGAGCTGACCATGGACGACTACTCCGGCACCACGATCTCGCTGACCAACCCGGGCGGCATCGGCACCGTGCACTCGATGCCGCGGCTCATGCAGGGGCAGAGCGCGATCATCGGCGTCGGCGCGATGGAATACCCGGCCCCCTACCAGGGGATGTCCGAGGCCACCCTGGCCGAGCTGGCGGTCAGCAAGATCATCACGCTGACCAGCACGTACGACCACCGGATCATCCAGGGCGCGCAGTCCGGCGAGTTCCTCAAGGTGATGCACGAGCTGATCCTGGGCGAGCACGGCTTCTACGACCAGATCTTCACCGCGCTGCGCATCCCGTACGAGCCGGTGCGCTGGATGCGCGATGTCGCTGTCAACTCCGAGGGTCAGATCAACAAGACCGCCCGGGTGCACGAGCTGATCCACGCGTACCGGGTGCGCGGTCACCTGATGGCCGACACCGACCCGCTGGAATTCAAGATCCGCAAGCACCCCGACCTGGACGTCCTCCAGCACGGGCTCACCCTGTGGGACCTGGACCGCGAGTTCCCGGTCAACGGCTTCGCCGGCCGGCAGCGGATGAAGCTGCGCGAGATCCTCGGCGTGCTGCGTGACTCGTACTGCCGCCGGGTCGGCATCGAGTACATGCACATCCAGGACCCGGAGGAGCGGCGCTGGGTCCAGGAACGGATCGAGCGCAAGTACGAGAAGCCGTCCGCCGACGAGCAGAAGCACGTGCTCAACCGGCTCAACGCGGCCGAGGCGTTCGAAACCTTCCTCCAGACGAAGTACGTCGGCCAGAAGCGCTTCTCGCTGGAGGGCGGCGAATCGCTGATCCCGCTGCTCGGTGAGGTGCTGGAGTCGTCCGCCGAGAACGGGCTGGACGAGGTCGTCATCGGCATGGCCCACCGGGGTCGGCTCAACGTGCTGGCCAACATCGTCGGCAAGCCGTACGAGAAGATCTTCTCGGAGTTCGAGGGCCACCTGGACCCGCGCTCGACGCAGGGCTCCGGCGACGTGAAATACCACCTGGGTCAGAACGGCAAGTTCACCACCCCGGACGGCGAGCACGCCGTCAAGGTGTCAGTGGTGGCCAACCCGTCGCACCTGGAGGCCGTCGACCCGGTGCTGGAGGGCATCGTCCGGGCCAAGCAGGACCGGATCGACCTCAAGCTGGAGGGCTACACCGTGCTGCCGCTGGCGGTGCACGGTGACGCCGCCTTCGCCGGGCAGGGCGTGGTCGCCGAGACGCTCAACCTGTCGCAGCTGCGCGGCTACCGCACCGGCGGCACCGTGCACGTGGTGGTCAACAACCAGGTCGGCTTCACCACCGCCCCGGAGTACAGCCGGTCCAGCCTCTACAGCACCGACGTGGCCCGGATGATCCAGGCGCCGATCTTCCACGTGAACGGCGACGACCCGGAGGCCGTGGTCCGGGTGGCCCGGCTGGCCTTCGAATACCGGCAGACGTTCAACAAGGACGTCGTGATCGACATGGTCTGCTACCGCCGGCGCGGGCACAACGAGGGCGACGACCCGTCGATGTCCAACCCCCAGATGTACAAGATCATTGACTCGAAGCGCTCGGTCCGCAAGCTCTACACCGAGGAGCTGATCGGTCGCGGCGACATCACCGTGGAGGACGCGGAGGAGCTGCTGCGCGACTACCAGGCGCAGCTGGAGAAGGTCTTCAAGGCCACCCGGGACGCCGCCTCGGCACCGCGCCAGCTCAACCGGCCGCGCCGCGAGGAGGAGCCGGAGCCGCAGGTCGACACCGCCACCGACGCGTCAGTGGTCAAGGCCGTCGGCGAGGCGCACATCAACCTCCCGGAGGGCTTCACCCCGCACAAGCGGATCCAGCAACTGCTGGACCGGCGGGCCAAGATGTCCGTCGAGGGCAACATCGACTGGGGCTTCGGCGAGATCATCGCGCTCGGGGCGCTGCTGCACGACGGGGTCACCGTCCGGCTCGCCGGCCAGGACTCGCGTCGCGGCACGTTCGTCCAACGGCACGCCTCGGTGGTCGACTCCCGCACCGGCGACGACTACCTGCCGCTGAAGTCGCTCACCGGCGACGGCGACCGCTCCCGGTTCTTCGTGCACGACTCGCTGCTCAGCGAGTACGCGGCGATGGGCTTCGAGTACGGCTACTCGGTGGAGAACATCAACGCCCTCGTCGCCTGGGAGGCCCAGTTCGGCGACTTCGTCAACGGCGCCCAGTCGGTGATCGACGAGTTCATCTCGTCCGGTGAGGTGAAGTGGGGCCAGCGCTCCGCCATCACCCTGCTGCTGCCGCACGGCCACGAGGGCCAGGGCCCGGACCACACCTCCGGCCGGCCGGAGCGGTTCCTGCAGATGTGCGCCGAGGACAACATGCGGGTGTCCATCCCGACGACCCCGGCGAACTACTTCCACCTGCTGCGCCGCCAGGCCCTGTCGCCCAAGCGCAAGCCGCTCGTGGTGTTCACGCCGAAGTCGCTGCTGCGGCACAAGCTCTGCGTCTCGTCGGTGGAGGACTTCACCACCGGCACCTTCCAGCCGGTGCTGCGCGACACGGCCGCCCCGGCGCCGGAGGCGGTGAAGCGGGTGCTGCTCTGCTCCGGCAAGGTCTACTACGACCTGTTCCAGGCCCGGCAGGAGCGCGGCGTCACCGACACCGCGATTCTCCGGCTCGAGCAGCTGTACCCGCTGCCGGTGGAGGAGATCCGGGCCGCCCTCGCGGAGTTCCCGAACGCGGAGGACTTCGCCTGGGTGCAGGAGGAGCCGGCCAACCAGGGTGGCTGGTCGTTCGTCGCGCTCAACCTGCTGGAGCACCTCACGGACGTTCGGCTGCGGCGGATCTCCCGCCCGGCCGCGGCCGCCCCGGCGGTCGGCTCGGCCAAGACCCACGAGGTCGAGCAGAACGCGCTGATCGAGGCGGCTCTCCCCCGCCCGTGA
- a CDS encoding ABC transporter permease, which produces MNLVRSELLKIRTTSTWWWLALGAFLSIALAFAINAWLLVTTLGGDAEEIGVSAEQATAPAQAANLYTSGQYLGLMFVMLIGILMVTNEFFHQTATTTFLTTPRRTSVIVSKLVAASLLGFMFWLATTLIDLAAGAIFLSANDYGTQLGEWPVQRALLFNLLAYAIWTILGVGIGTLITNQLGAVITAAVLYLIGTQVVGLLFLLLSNVLDSQAVLKWQVVWPAVASQVMITEGTSEFTPSWWVGALVLIGYALVSGIAGILLTRRRDIA; this is translated from the coding sequence ATGAACCTGGTCCGATCCGAGCTACTCAAGATCCGTACCACCAGCACCTGGTGGTGGCTGGCCCTCGGCGCGTTCCTCTCGATCGCCCTGGCGTTCGCGATCAACGCGTGGTTGCTCGTCACGACGCTCGGCGGCGACGCCGAGGAGATCGGCGTCAGCGCCGAGCAGGCGACCGCGCCGGCGCAGGCGGCGAACCTCTACACCTCGGGGCAGTACCTCGGGCTGATGTTCGTGATGCTCATCGGCATCCTGATGGTCACCAACGAGTTCTTCCACCAGACCGCGACCACGACGTTCCTGACGACTCCCCGGCGAACGTCGGTCATCGTCAGCAAGCTCGTCGCCGCCAGCCTGCTCGGCTTCATGTTCTGGCTGGCCACCACGCTCATCGACCTGGCCGCCGGCGCGATCTTCCTGTCCGCGAACGACTACGGCACTCAGCTCGGCGAGTGGCCGGTGCAGCGGGCGCTGCTGTTCAACCTGCTGGCCTACGCCATCTGGACGATCCTCGGGGTGGGCATCGGCACGCTGATCACCAACCAGCTCGGAGCGGTGATCACGGCGGCGGTGCTCTATCTGATCGGCACCCAGGTGGTGGGTCTGCTGTTCCTGCTCCTGTCGAACGTGCTCGACAGCCAGGCGGTGCTCAAGTGGCAGGTGGTCTGGCCCGCTGTGGCATCCCAGGTCATGATCACGGAGGGCACCTCGGAGTTCACCCCGTCCTGGTGGGTCGGGGCCCTGGTGCTGATCGGCTACGCGCTGGTCAGCGGAATCGCCGGAATCCTGCTCACCCGGCGGCGCGACATCGCCTGA
- a CDS encoding ABC transporter ATP-binding protein, translating into MTDGQRSPTSDGQIVVSGLTKQYKNVRAVNNLSFTVAPGRVTGFLGPNGAGKTTTLRMLLNLVTPTAGTATISGQRYADLATPLRQVGAVLEASSAHKGRTGINHLRVICAAAGLPKQRADEALALVGLTPAAKRKFKGYSLGMKQRLGIAAAMLGDPRVLILDEPANGLDPEGIRWMRGFLKNLAHEGRTVLVSSHLLSEMQLLADDVVIIAAGQLVRQGPVEQVLGSMAQGARVRVRTPQADALTAALRAQSATIETDEQGVLLVGGVDAPTIGRSALAAGVELHELTTERPDLERVFLELTAGKAGIR; encoded by the coding sequence ATGACTGACGGGCAGCGAAGCCCCACCAGCGACGGTCAGATCGTGGTGTCCGGTCTGACGAAGCAGTACAAGAACGTCCGGGCGGTGAACAACCTGTCCTTCACCGTGGCGCCGGGGCGGGTGACCGGCTTCCTCGGCCCGAACGGCGCAGGCAAGACCACCACGCTGCGCATGCTGCTGAACCTGGTCACGCCGACCGCCGGCACGGCCACCATCAGCGGCCAGCGGTACGCCGACCTGGCCACCCCGCTGCGGCAGGTCGGCGCGGTGCTGGAGGCGTCCAGCGCGCACAAGGGCCGCACCGGCATCAACCACCTGCGGGTCATCTGCGCCGCGGCCGGGCTGCCCAAGCAGCGGGCCGACGAGGCGTTGGCCCTGGTCGGGTTGACCCCGGCGGCGAAGCGCAAGTTCAAGGGTTACTCGCTGGGCATGAAGCAGCGGCTCGGCATCGCCGCCGCGATGCTCGGTGACCCCCGCGTGCTGATCCTCGACGAGCCGGCCAACGGGCTGGACCCGGAGGGCATCCGGTGGATGCGTGGGTTCCTCAAGAACCTCGCCCACGAGGGCCGCACGGTGCTGGTCTCCAGCCACCTGCTGTCGGAGATGCAGCTGCTCGCCGACGACGTGGTGATCATCGCGGCTGGCCAGCTGGTCCGGCAGGGTCCGGTCGAGCAGGTGCTCGGGTCGATGGCGCAGGGCGCCCGCGTCCGGGTCCGCACCCCGCAGGCCGACGCGCTGACCGCCGCCCTGAGGGCGCAGTCGGCGACCATCGAGACCGACGAGCAGGGCGTACTGCTGGTCGGCGGGGTGGACGCCCCGACGATCGGTCGGTCCGCCCTCGCGGCCGGGGTCGAGCTGCACGAACTGACCACCGAACGGCCCGATCTGGAACGGGTCTTCCTGGAGCTGACGGCCGGAAAGGCGGGCATCCGATGA
- a CDS encoding GNAT family N-acetyltransferase — protein sequence MAVLHAAGTPLKTSGYTLLIADDPIQVAAAQRLRHEVFATELGATLLPGEAGLDVDPFDEYCDHLIVREDSTGEVVGTYRLLPPGRTTRRYAEDEFDLSPLDPLRGDLVEAGRSCVHPDHRSGAVINLMWAGIIRYLHLRGSRWLGGCASVPVADGGRTVAEVWTQARARHLSPPPLRLRPLRPWFIEAASAGPVTAAPAGRVAMPPLLRGYLRLGAWICGEPSYDSDFGCADFYVLFSLDRMNPRYLRHFLGGEQR from the coding sequence ATGGCCGTTCTGCATGCCGCTGGCACACCCCTGAAGACCAGCGGATACACCCTGCTGATCGCCGACGACCCCATCCAGGTCGCGGCCGCGCAACGCCTGCGCCACGAGGTGTTCGCCACCGAGCTCGGCGCCACCCTCCTACCCGGCGAGGCCGGGTTGGACGTGGACCCCTTCGACGAGTACTGCGACCATCTGATCGTCCGCGAGGACAGCACCGGCGAGGTGGTCGGCACGTACCGGCTGCTGCCGCCGGGGCGCACCACCCGGCGGTACGCCGAGGACGAGTTCGACCTGAGCCCGCTCGACCCCCTGCGCGGCGACCTGGTCGAGGCGGGTCGGTCCTGCGTGCACCCGGACCATCGCTCCGGCGCGGTGATCAACCTGATGTGGGCGGGCATCATCCGGTACCTGCACCTGCGCGGCTCCCGCTGGCTCGGCGGCTGCGCGTCGGTGCCGGTGGCCGACGGCGGGCGGACGGTCGCCGAGGTGTGGACCCAGGCCCGGGCCCGGCACCTGTCGCCGCCGCCGCTGCGGCTCCGCCCGTTGCGGCCCTGGTTCATCGAGGCGGCTTCCGCCGGCCCGGTCACCGCTGCCCCGGCCGGACGGGTCGCGATGCCGCCACTGCTGCGTGGCTACCTCCGGCTCGGCGCGTGGATCTGCGGCGAGCCGTCGTACGACAGCGATTTCGGGTGCGCGGACTTCTACGTCCTCTTCTCCCTGGACCGGATGAACCCGCGCTACCTGCGGCACTTCCTGGGCGGGGAGCAGCGGTGA
- a CDS encoding lysophospholipid acyltransferase family protein, giving the protein MTAVPRDLWRPSSGCGDDCLPAAGEVPTVPMARRVLRLVAAFGMLLTGIAVVVLLPVLPSRERQALVRGWARGTARAFGVRLVVRGRLPRRRALLVANHVSWLDILAVLAVAPTRMVAKREIRSWPVVGLLAAAAGTVFVDRSRPLALPSTVGRVADALRAGRSVAVFPEGTTWCAGNDATDCRPGGGFRPATFQAAIDTGSPVVPLRLTYRCEAIGSTTTAAAFLGADTLLRSVARVVAARELVVSVTIAGALHPARDADRRLLARAAESAVHLVPAAGAVARARLRPVPTVTPAVAVPPPVPTPVAGRELDLAA; this is encoded by the coding sequence GTGACCGCCGTGCCGCGCGACCTGTGGCGGCCCTCCTCGGGCTGTGGCGACGACTGCCTGCCGGCGGCCGGCGAGGTGCCCACGGTGCCGATGGCCCGTCGGGTGCTCCGGCTGGTCGCCGCGTTCGGCATGCTGCTGACCGGGATCGCGGTGGTGGTCCTACTGCCCGTGCTTCCCAGCCGGGAACGGCAGGCGCTGGTCAGGGGCTGGGCACGAGGCACCGCGCGTGCCTTCGGCGTCCGCCTCGTGGTCCGGGGTCGGCTGCCTCGGCGGCGCGCGCTGCTGGTCGCCAACCACGTCTCCTGGCTGGACATCCTGGCGGTGCTGGCGGTCGCGCCGACCCGGATGGTCGCGAAGCGGGAGATCCGTTCCTGGCCGGTGGTCGGTCTGCTGGCCGCGGCGGCGGGCACGGTCTTCGTGGACCGCTCCCGGCCGCTGGCGCTGCCGTCCACGGTGGGCCGGGTCGCCGACGCGCTGCGCGCCGGGCGGTCGGTGGCGGTCTTTCCGGAGGGTACGACGTGGTGCGCCGGGAACGACGCCACCGACTGCCGCCCCGGCGGCGGTTTTCGGCCCGCGACGTTCCAGGCGGCCATCGACACGGGCAGCCCGGTGGTGCCGCTGCGGCTCACCTATCGCTGCGAGGCCATCGGGTCGACCACCACTGCGGCCGCCTTCCTCGGCGCGGACACCCTGCTGCGCTCGGTGGCCCGGGTGGTCGCGGCGCGGGAGCTGGTGGTCTCGGTGACGATCGCCGGCGCGCTGCATCCGGCCCGTGACGCCGATCGGCGGTTGCTGGCCCGGGCCGCCGAGTCGGCCGTACACCTGGTGCCGGCGGCGGGTGCCGTGGCGCGGGCCCGGCTGCGGCCGGTGCCGACGGTGACCCCCGCCGTTGCCGTGCCGCCTCCCGTGCCGACGCCGGTTGCCGGTCGGGAGCTGGACCTGGCGGCCTGA